Below is a window of Pseudoalteromonas undina DNA.
AGTAACTTCTTCTGCAGCCATGTTATATCCCAAAAGTTAATGTTTAAAAAAAACGGGTGTAAACAATCCTGTAAACAACACCAACACATAAGCACAAAAGAAAGGTAGCAGTACTACCGGATAAAGCTTTAGCATTAGTGCAAACAAAACGATTGTTAGCATAAATTTTAATCCGTTGCCGCGTTTTAACGAGGCATACGCTTGATTTGCTCGACTTGCACCCATATATCTGAATGCATAAAGCGCAAATACAAAGTTAGGAAGTACTGCGACTGCGCCACCAGCTAGAGCTGAAAGTGCGGCATTGGTTTCCCAACCTATAAAAATTATTAGTGCAGCTAAAAGGGCTACAAATCCCTGAAGGCAAATTAATTTTAATGCGGCAAGCCTATACGGGCTCGCTAACTTATTAGTCACTTTTAATTAACCTTTATGACGCTCTAATTGTCAGGGTATGAAAACTGGCGAAATTATACTTAATCCTGCCAGTTTTGCAACTTGAGTAGGTGCTTTGTAACACAAAATCGCTGTAAATGTCCCTTTTTAGACATCCAATGAATTAATGGTGGGAATAGTCTTGATTGATACGGTTTAAAATACCGTCTAACTCGTCAAGATTAGTGTAAGAAATAACCAACTTCCCTTTGCCTTTTTTGTTGTAATTTATTTCTACCTTTGCCCCTAGGTTATCAGCAAGCTGCTGCTCTAACTGTTTAACATCTGGGTCTTTTTCTATTACTTCTTTTGCTGGAGCTGGCTCTAAAATAGAGCGTACTAGTTTTTCTGTTTCGCGAACGGTCAATGCCTTTGCAACAGCTAAACGGGCTGCATCTGATTGCACTTCACCTTCAAGTGCTAACAGGCAACGTGCGTGGCCCAT
It encodes the following:
- a CDS encoding ATP synthase subunit I, with amino-acid sequence MTNKLASPYRLAALKLICLQGFVALLAALIIFIGWETNAALSALAGGAVAVLPNFVFALYAFRYMGASRANQAYASLKRGNGLKFMLTIVLFALMLKLYPVVLLPFFCAYVLVLFTGLFTPVFFKH